A genomic segment from Mobula hypostoma chromosome 20, sMobHyp1.1, whole genome shotgun sequence encodes:
- the szl gene encoding sizzled, whose product MSRRIRRYLFSLLCTLQAVLINCFDIGISTKCVAVPKEMRLCQDVGYSEMRLPNLLGHKTLDEVISKSAKWESLIRTGCHSQAGTFLCSLFAPVCLDTFIQPCRSMCVAVRDSCSPVLACLGLSWPDALSCDRFPADEDTCLTSTSAESSDYRKLFPKPICQGCPNTEEPGAHRTVLQTLCQNNFAVKVTLTKRRNVSDDSEYNLAGRVEIISRGSLFPFGTRTVIQQWLLVNANCVQKMTRNDRAVQYVLIGDVQDSNIIVNKIYFWHKKNTQLTLAARKWKQHKC is encoded by the exons ATGTCTCGTCGTATACGGAGATATCTCTTCTCGCTGCTCTGTACCCTGCAGGCGGTGCTAATCAATTGCTTCGATATCGGAATATCGACCAAGTGTGTGGCCGTGCCTAAAGAAATGAGACTGTGCCAGGATGTCGGATACTCAGAAATGAGGCTTCCAAATTTGCTGGGCCACAAAACCCTAGATGAAGTTATTTCGAAGTCCGCGAAATGGGAGTCTCTGATTCGGACAGGATGTCACTCGCAGGCGGGAACGTTTCTCTGTTCCTTGTTTGCTCCAGTTTGCTTGGATAC CTTCATCCAGCCGTGCAGGAGTATGTGTGTGGCTGTTCGGGACAGTTGTAGTCCGGTCCTTGCTTGCCTCGGTCTTTCTTGGCCCGACGCCCTTTCCTGCGACCGATTCCCAGCCGATGAAGACACCTGTTTAACATCGACCAGTGCAGAGTCCAGCGACTACCGAAAAC TTTTCCCGAAGCCTATCTGCCAGGGTTGCCCGAATACAGAGGAACCGGGGGCGCACAGAACAGTTTTGCAGACATTGTGTCAAAACAACTTCG CTGTGAAGGTTACACTGACCAAACGGAGAAATGTTTCGGATGATTCCGAGTATAACTTGGCGGGACGGGTGGAAATAATCAGCCGCGGTTCATTGTTTCCCTTCGGAACTCGTACCGTTATTCAGCAATGGCTTCTCGTCAACGCAAACTGTGTGCAGAAAATGACCCGCAACGACCGAGCCGTGCAGTATGTCCTCATTGGGGACGTTCAGGACTCCAATATAATAGTAAATAAAATCTACTTCTGGCACAAGAAAAACACTCAATTGACCCTTGCCGCTCGGAAATGGAAACAACATAAATGTTAA